A genomic region of Miscanthus floridulus cultivar M001 chromosome 3, ASM1932011v1, whole genome shotgun sequence contains the following coding sequences:
- the LOC136543232 gene encoding uncharacterized protein, which yields MASPRTRLSSELVDDTIIDVLLRLPPEGPAHLFRASLVCKQWRRVLSHPDFLRLYSRVHRTPPLLGLFNLCSSDSHPGPCFVPIPTTAAGSPSSSVAAADGGALAIDHCPWRVLDCRHGRILLQRRYVADDARAFLVWEPITGDRHELPWLNTASRTSAVVLCAVATDGCDHSGCRGGPFLVLCADVGLHRTPAVWRARARVYSS from the coding sequence ATGGCGTCGCCACGCACACGGCTGTCGTCGGAGCTGGTCGACGACACCATCATAGACGTGCTCCTCCGCCTCCCGCCGGAAGGGCCAGCGCACCTGTTCCGCGCCTCGCTCGTGTGCAAGCAGTGGCGCCGCGTCCTCTCCCACCCCGACTTCCTCCGCCTCTACTCGCGCGTCCACCGAACCCCTCCGCTGCTCGGTTTGTTCAACCTCTGCTCCTCCGACTCCCACCCCGGGCCTTGCTTCGTCCCAATCCCAACCACGGCAGCGGGCTCCCCCTCCTCCTCGGTGGCCGCAGCCGACGGGGGAGCACTTGCGATAGACCACTGCCCTTGGCGCGTCCTCGACTGCCGCCACGGCCGCATCCTCCTCCAGCGGCGATACGTGGCGGACGACGCTCGCGCCTTCCTCGTCTGGGAACCCATCACCGGCGACCGGCACGAGCTGCCCTGGCTCAACACCGCCTCCAGGACGTCCGCGGTGGTGCTGTGCGCCGTCGCCACCGACGGCTGCGACCACTCCGGCTGCCGCGGCGGCCCTTTCCTCGTGCTCTGCGCTGACGTCGGCCTCCACCGTACGCCGGCCGTGTGGCGCGCGCGTGCCCGCGTCTACTCGTCGTAG